The genomic stretch TGCGGGACCTCACTTATCATAATTTCGCCTAGTCCACCAGAATATTGGTGCACGAATAGTTCTATAATTTAACTAATTATTAGCATGTAAAATTAATTAGTACTACTGAAGCACAAATCTTAGTAGGGTTTATGAGTCGGTGTATCACAGAATTATATAATCAGTGTTGAATTCATTCGTTACAGTAATAAGTCCGAAAATATATCAATACCAACCAGTCCAGCTGATATTCGATACTGTGTGATCTAGGAAACACTAGAAGAACTACATCTAGTCTTCTGTATATGTTTCTTTCCAGTTCCGATAGACGTCTTAGAGAATTCATTCAGTAAGGAATTTTTGGATATAGTTTCAAACTTTGATACCATAAATTATTATTTCTGGCGTGCGTTCTCGCTTCCATGTTGCATAATCTCCTCTTCTTGCATatagttcttcaagtaagATTCCTGATTTGACTTGGACCTCAGATTTTCTGAAATCTTTTAGAGTAGGATAGTGTTGTTAAACTTCATTTTTTGTCTGACGAGTTATCACCAATGAAAAATACATGGCTTGAttcaactttctttgtATCTATCCAATGCAACCAGCACCAAACTAAGAACTGAGGCTGCTTGTCGACACCTAGCCCATCTGGTCAAAAATCTCTGAGAtgaaatattcaaattggAGTATTCTACATATCCTTTtatttgaaatttgttACCAAGAATAGTATCTATTGGACAAAGTCTCTGATCCGATTTCATAAAGAGTTGAACCCCTCGATCAGAAGGATAGTGAACTAACTAAATATATTCCGCGCGGTCCTTTTATTATGTAATTATATGACTTGTTCTCCAAGGTTAAGGTGTCAATGCGAAACGTAGTTTTTCATACTCGTGATTTATGGGCTTCAGGTGGTAAGACAACTACTACAAAATTGCAGCCAGATTTTTTTTTAGTTTGAAAAGTAAATAGTTCACTCTAATGTTAACTTTCCTACAAGGGAGTAGTGTCTACATTCTTGTAGgaatttttttttaatgcattgaaaattgtattctttttgcaaATTAATTATCAGTAGTACTTAAGATATTCAAAACAATTGGTTGTATTTTGCAGTAacgaaaaagaaggaataCCTTTAATAGTTAATTCCTGTGTCTCTTACTTGTTATTGGCTAAAAGCACACTTATGATGACTTCCTACTCTGATAATCAATTTACATGGACTATTTattgaagtagaagaactTTAGAATGCCtctttgttcaattctcaAGAACGTTCAATGGCAGGTGGCACGGCATCTACTGTATTTTGAACCCCGTTTTTATCGAAAGTATCAATACGCTTCTTGACTACGCCTACAAAAGTCTAATTGCGATATCTATTATATCTCTATTACAACGATATGGACTTCTTTGGTCGCTTCTCATAGATGTAGCCTAATATCGCAGCAATAACAAGAAAAGTCAAACCAGAAGTGATTCTAAAGGTCAAGTTGTAACAATCGGAACCCTTGGCGCAAACGAAATCTTTCTCGTGCTCGTCCCAATGAACAGTGTTTACATCATAAACATACCCAAAGACTTTAGTCATTAATGTAAGGCCAAACGTAGTTGCAGTGTACATCGCTCCCCAGATGAAACTAAAATTTTTAATATTAAACAAGTCTGATATAATGGCAGGATAGCTGGTGAAACTAAACCCATACGCGTAACCAATCAAGGCTGATACCACCAGTAAATACAAGTTCACAGTATCTAAATCTGAGAATATTGCATTTATACGAACTGAGCTCAACAAGTGTCCAGCAAGCATCAAGAATAATCCTAAAACTAGAACCCAGTGTCTCTGACTGTTGAGTTTATGAACCAAATAATCTGATTGTGGACCAGACGACAATCTACCAAGAAACgaagcaattgcaataaTCGAAACATGCAACGCTTGCAATTTGTTTAATGATAGTATCTCCGATTCGAGTCGTCCAGGTTTATGAGTATAGTAGTAATGAATGGCCTTCAATAAAAACCCTACCGAATAAATATACATCTGGCCCAACCCTTGGACAATCGCAAATATGAAGTAGTGGTACCAGAATACCGGGTGAGAGAACGACTGCTTAAGCGTTAAATGCTTGAGGTCATTATGTTCGGTGGCGTCCTCGATGTTGCTTTTGGATCGTTCTATCTCATACTGTCCAATTGTCTCATATGTTGACAGCTGTTCCGAGAGCAAGGCATCCTGTTCTTCTGCAACAGactcttcaacttctgcatCGATATGGCCATCAACACGAATAAATATAAAGCCGATAAAGATCAGTAGACCACAGGCAAAAGACAAGAAGCGTAAGAATCGTCCTACATCTCCATGAAAGGTATTTGTGGCAATGTACAGAAAGAGCAAACTGGATATAGCAAATGATGCAATTGTGATGCTCTGAGCTGAGCCCTTGTATAGAGGGAAGCTAATGGTAACTGCCTTGATAGAGCTGAAGTAGCCTGCTACTGAGCCAATTCCCACCAAAAACATAGCCATCAAGAGCTGGATCAAACTACTTTGCGGTCCTCTAGTATACTGAAAATAGAGCCACAAGTAGCCTATTGAAATAGAAAAGCATGATATTAGCATAGGGATTTGAGTGCCGTAGATGTCGGTGACAAACCCACCTAACACCGAACCAAAAGCTGTACCAATAGTAGCACTaatgttcaagttggcgGCCTGAGAAGAATCGAGCTGACATCTGTCTGCTAGCTGTGTTCCATAAACGGAGTATACGAATAGAGTTCCGCATGATAAAGACACCGGAACCGACGCAACTAGAATCAACCAGTGATTGGTATGGGGGAGAAATCGGTTCACGAACTTTATATTATTGTGGAGCAATTGCATTGTTAGCCAACTGAAACCACTTCAATTAGCAAGAATAATCCTCCACAAGGAGTAGTAGTTCATATCTTATCGTAAGCATCCACACACAATGGAAACTGTTCAAATATCGAGCACGTGATTTGTAGTATATTTTTTGTATGCAAGGTGTGGATTTTGAGTTGATTTCGATTTATTTTTCTCGGCCAATTCGCTAGAGTTTTAGGGTTTAGCTTATACTTTATTAGACAAATACTGTAGTTAGTGGGCAGCGTGCTGCTTCAGAGTGTACCAATAATTGGGTATACATTGTAATTTAAATTATTTATTACAATTGCTGCCAGACTGATCGAGGCGGATTCCCGTTATAGTCTATTGCTGATGTGGTTATGGCCAAATTGCTAAACCACAAGCTCTTCTTGTCTACATGGCTGGATTTCTGTGTTTATAGTTTATCGGATTATACATATAAATCGTAAGCAATTCGAGTGCGGTGTGTCCAAGACCAATCAATAAGCTCTATGCAATTGTTTGTGGAGAGAACATTAGTCGTGAGAATAAAAATAGTAAAATTATAATATGATGCAAAAAAGGAGTGGACGTCGAGCCCTTGATTGTTTGGACACCCCATTCGTGGGGTAAATGGTATCGTTTTGGATCCTGGGATGAAATGAATGAATAGAATGATTGGTAGCTTATACTCCACTCTTTATATGCCACTTCCTAATTTTCAATGGTGAGTCTATGGGTAGATAACTTTTCGTCGAAGAGGTCCTTGCCCTCGGCATGGAACTTCTTGGCCCAGCTTCGGCACAACATACTAGCCTTCATGAACTTTCTTGTCGCATACTTCTTAAAAAACTCGTCGTGTTCTACAGGAGAGATCAAGTACTGGAAGATCATCTCTACACATACCTTCATGTTGTTGACTCTATAGCCTCCGGAGTAGTGGATCAAGTTTCCGTTCCACACTGGCGACTTGCCGAGAATGAGCCTGGCTAAATACATGGCTGAAGCACAGCATAACGATGGTTTATATCCAATAAACTTATAGTCGATTGCAGTGATTTCGAGAAGATATTTGCCCAACGTTCTGGACTGGACGTCATAGTCATCAGCCTTGGATATTCTCCTCAAGAAATTCATTGGGTTTGGGTAGTTGAGGTCAAAATTCAAGACAGTTAGTATGTATTTTTCTGCTTGTAGGATTTCATCCTCTGAGTATGAGCCATCGGTGAAGTAGGCGTAATTTTTTACCGATGGCGAGAACACCTCTTCGTATTTTGCAGCAATGAACAACGACCCCGTAGCCAACAATTGTAACTTGTCTATTTGGACTACTTCCAAAGACATGAATCTATCCATGAGGTTTATGGCCAAAAACAAACTTTCAGGCAACAAACGGAACTTGAGGTGCATCTCTACAAGCCAGTCGACGAGAATGGATCTCATTTTGGGCTTCAAGTGTCTTTGTCTGAACAAGTATTGTGGATCGGGCAACATTCTGCGTTCCAACTCGTAGAAGTAATGCATGATATCGTTGACGTACTCAGAAGCCATCAATGGGTCGTCGAggtcttcttcgtccaaGTCCTGCCATTCGTAGTCGATGAGCTTGGACTTTTTGTAGCTACCGGTGTTATTAGTGGTACTGTTATTAGAGAGATTAGAGCCACGGAGCTTTTCCACCAAGTTAGTCAGAGACTCAGTAGCCTGTCTTTTCTGGGGAAGACGAGCAGGTACTGCCGTTTTATCTGAAGATTCTGCAACTCCTACGTAGTCTGAAGGTCTGTTTTCGATGTCACTAACGTTGTCATCATTGCCAGCGGTACTAGCTAGCGGATCGTGAATACGTTGTGACTGGTTTTTGAATGCGAGATTTGATGCTGTGGTGATATTACTGTTGACGTTGGTATTGGTTCGAGTTTGCTGCTGCAAGGGAGCGATGTCACCACCTAAGGGACGTCTTCTGAGATTAGCTGGTCTTGTGgttgtagaagtagaaacTACTCCCATCTGATTGGAGATGTCGCCAAGATACTGTCTGGTATCGACAGAAACGGGCTGTTGTGAATCGTCCAGGGACAAATGTACGGTGCTGACTGTAGGAGCAGCCTTGGATCGGGTGATTCTGTACTCGTTCTCGTTATTGACCGTTTGTGG from Scheffersomyces stipitis CBS 6054 chromosome 2, complete sequence encodes the following:
- a CDS encoding hypothetical permease, with the protein product MQLLHNNIKFVNRFLPHTNHWLILVASVPVSLSCGTLFVYSVYGTQLADRCQLDSSQAANLNISATIGTAFGSVLGGFVTDIYGTQIPMLISCFSISIGYLWLYFQYTRGPQSSLIQLLMAMFLVGIGSVAGYFSSIKAVTISFPLYKGSAQSITIASFAISSLLFSYIATNTFHGDVGRFLRFLSFACGLSIFIGFIFIRVDGHIDAEVEDNIEDATEHNDLKHLTLKQSFSHPVFWYHYFIFAIVQGLGQMYIYSVGFLLKAIHYYYTHKPGRLESEILSLNKLQALHVSIIAIASFLGRLSSGPQSDYLVHKLNSQRHWVLVLGLFLMLAGHLLSSVRINAIFSDLDTVNLYLSVVSALIGYAYGFSFTSYPAIISDLFNIKNFSFIWGAMYTATTFGLTLMTKVFGYVYDVNTVHWDEHEKDFVCAKGSDCYNLTFRITSGLTFLVIAAILGYIYEKRPKKSISL
- the CLB2 gene encoding G2/mitotic-specific cyclin (go_component nucleus~go_process regulation of cell cycle) is translated as MPQTVNNENEYRITRSKAAPTVSTVHLSSDDSQQPVSVDTRQYLGDISNQMGVVSTSTTTRPANLRRRPLGGDIAPLQQQTRTNTNSQRIHDPLASTAGNDDNVSDIENRPSDYVGVAESSDKTAVPARLPQKRQATESSTNLVEKLRGSNLSNNSTTNNTGSYKKSKLIDYEWQDLDEEDLDDPLMASEYVNDIMHYFYELERRMLPDPQYLFRQRHLKPKMRSILVDWLVEMHLKFRLLPESLFLAINLMDRFMSLEVVQIDKLQLLATGSLFIAAKYEEVFSPSVKNYAYFTDGSYSEDEILQAEKYILTVLNFDLNYPNPMNFLRRISKADDYDVQSRTLGKYLLEITAIDYKFIGYKPSLCCASAMYLARLILGKSPVWNGNLIHYSGGYRVNNMKVCVEMIFQYLISPVEHDEFFKKYATRKFMKASMLCRSWAKKFHAEGKDLFDEKLSTHRLTIEN